The Pseudoalteromonas ruthenica genome has a window encoding:
- a CDS encoding DEAD/DEAH box helicase yields the protein MAKEKTPAATALQNLGLQPCKAPLQDEYIFIPRSRLHQQQWLFELNSQVQALGGTVTGLPKADVKNTTSARIIAQVNALHGHRLEVQFVIKHRAKDYPLTLAQMQSVPAYTTQHYFIAVEERYFTITAATAECIRQYLARFARGKHQPHCTLPRSLYQQLQQEQSFELQVDTQLQKLLAPATLKSLKKPQLHHSVTLREYQHSGVNWLQLLAAQGLGGVLADDMGLGKTLQVIAFLSTLENTQKPHLVLCPTSLVANWYNEIQRFCPHMDVDVVIGHNRTAQLQQLNCKNVIVTTYTLFKRDFAFYHGVQFNTAVLDEAQAIKNAQSQLSIKAKQLQAQTRIALSGTPFENNLQELKSVFDFALPGLLGSDAQFKSNFLEATDGLVALQEAIRPYLLRRAKADVLCELPSKTELVKQLDMLPAQAQVYHNYHRALHDKLAHLVAHQGVGKSKLQFLDALLKLRQICCHPQLVDDAHEASSAKLQWLATHLPHMLAQDHHVIIFSQFTSMLRLIAKQLTDLDVDYAMLTGQTRDRQHQVDEFQQGHKRVFLVSLKAGGSGLNLTRADTVIHFDPWWNPAVEHQATDRAYRMGQDRSVFVYKLIIADSVEQQVMSLADKKRHLVDEFLNTSLLVDKKIDDNQLLEMLNLQNEEKA from the coding sequence GTGGCAAAGGAGAAAACGCCAGCGGCAACCGCACTGCAAAATTTAGGATTGCAACCATGTAAAGCCCCTTTACAAGACGAGTATATATTCATTCCGCGTTCGCGCTTACATCAACAGCAGTGGCTGTTTGAATTGAATAGCCAAGTGCAGGCGCTGGGCGGTACAGTGACAGGCCTCCCCAAAGCTGATGTGAAGAACACCACCTCAGCGCGCATTATCGCCCAGGTAAATGCGTTGCACGGCCATCGCTTAGAAGTGCAGTTTGTTATTAAACATCGCGCTAAGGACTATCCATTGACCTTAGCGCAAATGCAGTCGGTGCCAGCCTATACCACACAGCATTATTTTATTGCAGTAGAGGAACGTTACTTTACTATTACTGCTGCCACTGCTGAATGTATAAGGCAGTATCTTGCCCGCTTTGCTCGTGGCAAACATCAGCCGCACTGTACGCTTCCTCGCAGTCTTTATCAGCAACTACAACAAGAACAATCATTTGAGTTGCAAGTGGATACTCAGTTGCAAAAGTTGCTCGCTCCGGCCACCTTGAAGTCGCTGAAAAAGCCGCAGTTACATCACAGTGTTACTTTGCGAGAGTACCAACACTCAGGCGTTAATTGGCTACAATTGCTCGCTGCACAAGGTTTAGGTGGGGTATTAGCGGATGATATGGGGCTAGGTAAAACATTGCAGGTTATCGCCTTCCTGAGCACCTTAGAAAATACCCAAAAGCCCCACTTAGTCTTGTGCCCAACGAGCTTAGTCGCGAATTGGTACAACGAAATTCAACGCTTCTGTCCGCATATGGATGTCGATGTGGTTATCGGACACAACCGTACCGCACAATTACAGCAGCTAAATTGTAAGAATGTTATTGTCACAACCTATACGCTATTTAAACGTGACTTTGCGTTTTATCACGGTGTGCAATTTAACACTGCGGTGTTAGACGAAGCGCAGGCGATAAAAAACGCGCAGTCACAGTTAAGCATCAAGGCCAAGCAGTTACAGGCCCAAACACGAATCGCACTCAGCGGCACACCCTTTGAAAACAATTTGCAAGAGCTCAAATCGGTATTTGACTTCGCTTTGCCCGGGCTGTTAGGCAGCGACGCTCAGTTCAAAAGTAACTTTCTCGAAGCCACTGATGGGCTAGTAGCGCTGCAAGAGGCTATAAGACCTTATTTGCTGCGCCGAGCGAAAGCAGATGTACTCTGCGAACTACCTAGCAAAACTGAGCTGGTAAAACAGCTCGATATGTTACCCGCACAAGCTCAGGTTTATCACAATTATCATCGCGCTTTACACGATAAACTCGCCCATTTAGTGGCGCACCAGGGGGTGGGGAAAAGTAAGTTACAGTTCCTTGATGCACTTTTGAAACTTCGTCAAATTTGTTGCCATCCGCAGTTAGTTGATGACGCGCACGAAGCCAGCAGTGCGAAGCTACAGTGGTTAGCCACGCATTTACCACATATGCTCGCTCAGGATCATCATGTCATTATCTTTAGTCAATTTACCTCAATGTTGCGTTTAATTGCCAAGCAGTTGACCGACTTAGATGTTGATTACGCGATGCTCACCGGTCAAACTCGTGACCGCCAGCACCAGGTGGACGAATTTCAACAAGGGCATAAACGCGTGTTTTTAGTCAGCCTTAAAGCAGGCGGCAGTGGCTTAAATTTAACCCGCGCCGATACAGTGATCCATTTCGACCCTTGGTGGAACCCCGCTGTAGAGCATCAAGCAACGGACCGCGCTTATCGCATGGGCCAAGATCGCTCCGTCTTTGTGTATAAGTTAATTATCGCCGATTCCGTGGAACAACAAGTGATGTCTTTGGCAGATAAAAAGCGTCACTTGGTTGATGAGTTCTTAAATACGAGTTTGTTGGTAGATAAAAAAATTGATGATAATCAACTGCTTGAGATGCTTAACTTACAAAATGAAGAAAAAGCATAA
- a CDS encoding DNA recombination protein RmuC → MFASLSTTALLSLGSLAFVIPLCLFLGVRVSHYKKRNEHTEQQLLAQQQYHQQQLGERDNRLERERQEAQQLQQKLTLVHGRYESLKATLEQKETHFEQQLQLVKDSKDQLKQEFSALAQQVFEDKSQQFKSLNQQSMEQILKPVQGELKGFRDKMEHIHSQELQQRAALKAELVHLQKLNQSITEQAERLSTALQGQKKTQGNWGELMLENVLDSAGLRLNEDYRREASFDTPEGRFRPDVVVYLPQQRHIIVDAKTSLNAYTRYVNAHSDIEAHQALAEHVQAMNERINELASKDYHRLEQLNSPEVVIMFVPIESAYVEALKYQPDLYQRAIERNILVATPTTLLTSLNIVKQLWRFEDQSKHTQELAKRAERFYAKLNSFLVSMDGVGKQLDKAKETYDKAFSQLYSGKGNLIKQANEFKELGVAVQKELPAELREKAELELQQAQ, encoded by the coding sequence ATGTTCGCGTCACTTTCCACTACAGCATTATTGAGCCTAGGTTCCCTCGCCTTTGTTATTCCTCTTTGCTTGTTCCTAGGGGTCAGGGTATCACACTATAAAAAGCGCAATGAGCACACAGAGCAACAGCTTTTAGCGCAACAGCAATATCATCAGCAGCAGCTTGGCGAACGAGATAATCGTTTAGAACGAGAGCGTCAGGAGGCCCAGCAACTGCAGCAAAAGTTAACCCTTGTTCATGGCCGTTATGAGTCATTGAAAGCGACGCTAGAGCAAAAAGAAACGCACTTTGAGCAGCAACTGCAGTTAGTCAAGGATTCTAAAGACCAACTAAAGCAAGAATTTAGCGCGCTCGCGCAACAAGTCTTTGAGGATAAATCACAGCAGTTTAAAAGCCTTAATCAGCAGAGCATGGAGCAGATATTAAAACCAGTACAAGGCGAGTTAAAAGGTTTCAGAGATAAAATGGAGCATATCCACTCGCAAGAGCTGCAACAACGAGCAGCACTTAAAGCCGAGTTAGTACATCTACAAAAACTCAATCAATCTATTACCGAACAAGCTGAGCGTCTCTCTACGGCCTTGCAAGGGCAAAAGAAAACCCAGGGTAACTGGGGTGAGTTAATGCTAGAAAACGTCTTAGACAGCGCTGGACTGCGCCTCAATGAGGATTATCGGCGCGAAGCGAGCTTTGATACTCCAGAAGGTCGCTTCCGTCCCGATGTGGTGGTCTATTTGCCACAACAACGCCATATTATCGTCGATGCCAAAACGTCTCTAAATGCGTATACCCGATACGTTAACGCTCATAGCGATATTGAAGCTCACCAAGCCTTGGCTGAGCATGTGCAAGCGATGAACGAGCGTATCAACGAGCTTGCAAGTAAAGATTATCATCGTTTGGAGCAACTGAACTCCCCGGAAGTGGTGATTATGTTTGTGCCCATCGAAAGTGCCTATGTTGAAGCTCTGAAGTATCAACCTGATTTGTATCAACGCGCCATTGAACGCAACATCTTGGTTGCGACACCGACAACCCTACTTACCAGCTTGAACATTGTTAAACAGCTTTGGCGTTTTGAAGATCAATCCAAGCATACGCAAGAACTGGCCAAACGTGCAGAGCGGTTTTACGCGAAACTCAACAGCTTTTTAGTATCAATGGACGGTGTAGGTAAACAGCTCGACAAAGCCAAAGAAACTTATGATAAAGCCTTTTCTCAACTCTATAGCGGAAAGGGGAATCTTATAAAACAAGCCAATGAATTCAAAGAGTTAGGCGTTGCTGTTCAAAAAGAATTACCTGCCGAGCTACGTGAAAAGGCAGAGCTTGAGCTACAACAAGCTCAATAA